One Mycolicibacterium fallax genomic window, GGGTGGCCGCCGCCCGGGTGCTGCTGGCGCTGCTGCGCGACGGGGAGGCCGCCGAGCCGGGCCGCTGACACCGGCCGGGGCGTTGACACCGGCCGGGGCGGGCAGCAGGCTGGCCCGATGGGAACCGTGACGAACATCGAACTGAACGACGGCCACACCATCCCCGCGCTGGGCTTCGGGGTCTTTCAGGTGCCGCCCGCGCAGACCGCGGCGACCGTCCGGGCCGCGCTGGAGGCCGGCTACCGGCACATCGACACCGCGCAGATGTACGCCAACGAGCACGGGGTGGGCGAGGGTATCCGCGATTCCGGGCTGGACCGCGCGCAGGTGTTCGTCACCACCAAGCTCAACAACGGCAAGCACCTGCCCGAGGACGCCCGGCGGGCGTTTGACGCCAGCCTGGCCGCCCTTGGGATGGACTACGTCGACCTGTTTCTGATCCACTGGCCGCTGCCGGGGCTCTACGACGGTGATTTCGTCTCCACCTGGAAGACCCTGGAGGAGTTCCGCGACCAGGGCCGGGCCCGCAGCATCGGGGTGTCGAACTTCCAGGTCGGGCACCTGCGGCGGCTGGCCGCCGAGACCGCCACCGTGCCGGCGGTCAATCAGATTGAGGTGCACCCGCATTGGGGCAACAACGAGGTGCGCCGCTACGGCGCCGAGCACGGC contains:
- a CDS encoding aldo/keto reductase, producing the protein MGTVTNIELNDGHTIPALGFGVFQVPPAQTAATVRAALEAGYRHIDTAQMYANEHGVGEGIRDSGLDRAQVFVTTKLNNGKHLPEDARRAFDASLAALGMDYVDLFLIHWPLPGLYDGDFVSTWKTLEEFRDQGRARSIGVSNFQVGHLRRLAAETATVPAVNQIEVHPHWGNNEVRRYGAEHGIATEAWSPIAQGRVLDDPVITGIADGLGKSAAQVVLRWHIQNHNIVFPKTMSPQRMRENFAIFDFVLDDAAMAAIDGLDRGTAGRIGPDPDEFNWIPE